A single genomic interval of Granulicella tundricola MP5ACTX9 harbors:
- a CDS encoding response regulator, protein MPNPIRIMLVEDHQMVRQGLVSLLSSTDELEVVGAVGDGAQAVELFATLRPDVTLMDLQLPKLGGVEAILKIRQSFPEARIIVLTTYDGDEDIYRSLQAGAKGYLLKGMPFDELLKAILAVHAGKSRIPSPIAEKLADRLSGQQLTARELSVLERIVAGRANKDIAADLFISEATVKTHVNNLLSKLGVADRTQAATIALQRGFVHLA, encoded by the coding sequence ATGCCCAACCCAATCAGGATCATGCTCGTAGAAGACCACCAGATGGTCCGCCAAGGCCTCGTCTCGCTCCTCTCCTCTACGGATGAACTGGAAGTCGTCGGCGCAGTCGGCGACGGAGCCCAGGCCGTCGAGCTCTTCGCCACCCTTCGCCCGGACGTCACCCTCATGGACCTCCAACTCCCCAAGCTCGGCGGCGTAGAAGCCATCCTCAAGATCCGCCAGAGCTTCCCGGAAGCCCGCATCATCGTCCTCACCACCTATGACGGCGACGAGGACATCTACCGCTCCCTCCAGGCCGGAGCCAAAGGCTACCTCCTCAAGGGCATGCCCTTTGACGAGCTCCTCAAAGCCATCCTCGCCGTCCACGCCGGCAAGTCACGCATCCCGTCCCCTATCGCGGAAAAGCTCGCCGACCGCCTCTCCGGCCAGCAGCTCACCGCCCGCGAGCTCAGCGTCCTCGAGCGCATCGTAGCCGGCCGCGCCAACAAGGACATCGCCGCCGATCTCTTTATCTCGGAGGCCACCGTCAAGACCCACGTCAACAATCTCCTCAGCAAACTTGGCGTCGCAGACCGCACCCAGGCCGCCACCATCGCACTCCAGCGCGGGTTCGTGCATCTTGCCTAA
- a CDS encoding sensor histidine kinase codes for MPCRVRLVWASLSLLSCILPRLSAQDLRYLRHQSWSTEEGLPQNSVHAIQQSADGFLWIATEAGLARFDGYSFKRFDHSNEPAFRSDDICCLANAPDGSLRIGTSDGLVLLQHGRFIRAKADEPFPAQNDQPLHGPAGSIWSSTNTAVTFTSGTNSLTWHAGSDLPGSRIESLFVDRHGIAWVGTNDGLVILHPGTKAATSIDALRGNAVLQTYEDHEGNYWIGTETSGLHILRPVAFRTEPSLADKALTTVIQATDGATWIGTRNDGLRRIVNSTTTQPAKLESLTSSVILSLAPGLDGSVWAGTPDGLNHVSQDGTVKKITSAEGLPDDYIQALLTAPDGSLWIGTRHGLVHLHDAVMDVLTAANGLGGDLVGTLMLTRQNELWIGTSGGLSHRSTEGKIKNFTSRDGLPQGIVTALAEDSAGRLWIATSAGALASLTQGVIHTVTTQSLDAPIHAIVPDQHGYLWLRTEHGIQRVLAADLAACAQGQTCPAQTNTYGLADGLPSEEMIAAGSPAMTMMANGELWSATRRGAAITDPATLQTSLIPPPVVIERLLVDEAPITLDGSSIEIPPGHVRYTLEFAALTFTTPSKVRYRYRLEGLDKGWTDAANKRSATYTNLPGKDYTFRVQAMNSDGLWSPTGAVLTFRVVRPFYKRWWFFTLLAALAVLAAIALYRRRLQRLQSRFDAVLQERSRIAREVHDTLAQDFVGVSIQLDIVTHLLTSNKTAAALEQVRQTRTLVTEGLAAARQSIWKLRANLAQDSLPTRLAEIVKRYTSDQLPIRLKIGGAFRDLDDSTENEILRIAQEALSNVQRHADASEASVDLRYESDMLVLTIQDNGTGFDPTRAARLEGHYGISGMKERTTLLGGSLELASTPGTGTTILLTIPMTA; via the coding sequence ATGCCTTGTCGCGTCCGGCTGGTCTGGGCATCCCTGTCTTTACTGTCCTGCATCCTCCCCCGCCTCTCCGCGCAGGATCTCCGATACCTTCGCCACCAGTCATGGTCCACGGAAGAAGGCCTTCCGCAGAACAGCGTTCACGCCATCCAGCAGTCGGCCGATGGCTTCCTCTGGATCGCTACCGAAGCCGGGCTCGCACGCTTCGATGGCTACAGCTTCAAACGATTCGACCACTCCAACGAACCCGCCTTCCGCAGCGACGACATCTGCTGCCTCGCCAACGCCCCAGACGGCTCCCTGCGCATCGGTACATCAGACGGCCTGGTCCTCCTGCAGCATGGCCGCTTCATCAGGGCCAAGGCAGATGAGCCATTCCCCGCACAGAACGACCAGCCTCTGCACGGCCCAGCCGGCTCCATCTGGAGCTCCACCAACACCGCCGTCACCTTCACCAGCGGAACCAACTCCCTGACCTGGCATGCAGGTTCCGACCTGCCCGGCAGCCGGATCGAATCGCTCTTCGTCGATCGCCACGGCATCGCCTGGGTCGGCACCAACGACGGCCTCGTCATCCTGCACCCCGGCACCAAAGCCGCCACCTCGATCGACGCTCTGCGCGGCAACGCCGTCCTCCAAACCTATGAAGACCATGAAGGCAACTACTGGATCGGCACCGAGACCTCCGGCCTCCACATCCTGCGGCCCGTGGCCTTCCGCACGGAGCCATCCCTCGCAGACAAGGCTCTTACCACCGTCATTCAGGCCACCGACGGAGCCACATGGATCGGCACCCGCAATGATGGCCTCCGCCGCATCGTCAATAGCACAACCACCCAGCCAGCCAAGTTGGAAAGCCTCACCAGCTCAGTCATCCTCTCCCTCGCACCCGGCCTCGATGGAAGCGTCTGGGCCGGCACCCCGGATGGTCTCAATCATGTCAGCCAAGATGGCACGGTAAAAAAGATCACCTCAGCGGAAGGCCTCCCGGACGATTACATCCAGGCCCTCCTCACAGCGCCGGATGGCTCCCTCTGGATCGGCACACGCCATGGTCTCGTCCATCTTCACGACGCAGTCATGGACGTCCTCACCGCCGCCAACGGACTCGGCGGAGACCTCGTCGGGACCCTCATGCTCACGCGGCAGAACGAGCTTTGGATCGGCACCTCCGGCGGCCTCTCGCACCGCAGCACCGAAGGCAAGATCAAGAACTTCACCAGCCGCGATGGCCTCCCGCAAGGCATCGTCACAGCTCTGGCAGAGGACTCTGCCGGTCGCCTCTGGATCGCAACCTCCGCAGGCGCACTCGCCAGTCTCACCCAGGGCGTCATCCACACCGTCACCACTCAAAGCCTCGATGCCCCCATCCACGCCATCGTCCCAGACCAGCACGGCTACCTCTGGCTTCGCACGGAGCATGGCATCCAGCGCGTCCTCGCCGCAGACCTCGCAGCCTGCGCCCAGGGCCAAACCTGTCCTGCACAGACCAACACCTACGGCCTTGCCGACGGCCTCCCCAGTGAAGAGATGATCGCCGCAGGCTCACCCGCCATGACCATGATGGCAAACGGCGAGCTCTGGTCCGCCACCCGTCGCGGCGCGGCCATCACAGATCCCGCAACCCTCCAGACGAGCCTCATTCCCCCACCCGTCGTCATCGAGCGCCTCCTCGTAGACGAAGCCCCCATCACTCTGGACGGCAGCTCTATCGAGATTCCCCCAGGCCACGTACGCTACACCCTTGAGTTCGCCGCCCTCACCTTCACCACGCCGTCCAAGGTCCGCTATCGCTATCGCCTTGAAGGCCTGGACAAGGGTTGGACAGACGCCGCCAACAAGCGCTCCGCCACCTATACCAACCTCCCCGGCAAGGACTACACCTTTCGCGTCCAGGCTATGAACAGCGATGGCCTCTGGAGCCCCACCGGCGCCGTCCTCACCTTCCGCGTCGTCCGCCCCTTCTACAAGCGCTGGTGGTTCTTCACCCTCCTCGCAGCCCTCGCCGTCCTCGCCGCCATCGCTCTCTACCGTCGCCGCCTGCAGCGTCTCCAGAGCCGTTTCGACGCCGTCCTGCAGGAGCGCAGCCGCATCGCCCGTGAGGTCCACGACACCCTCGCCCAGGACTTCGTCGGCGTCTCCATCCAGCTCGACATCGTCACCCATCTCCTCACCTCCAACAAAACCGCCGCTGCCCTGGAGCAGGTCCGCCAGACCCGCACCCTCGTCACGGAAGGCCTGGCCGCAGCTCGCCAGAGCATATGGAAACTCCGCGCTAACCTCGCGCAGGACAGCCTCCCCACGCGCCTCGCAGAGATCGTCAAGCGTTACACCTCAGACCAGCTCCCCATCCGCCTGAAGATCGGCGGAGCCTTCCGTGACCTCGACGACTCCACCGAAAACGAGATCCTCCGCATCGCCCAGGAAGCCCTCTCCAACGTGCAGCGCCACGCCGACGCCTCGGAGGCCTCTGTCGATCTACGCTACGAAAGCGATATGCTGGTTCTCACCATCCAGGACAACGGCACCGGCTTTGACCCAACCCGGGCCGCCCGACTGGAAGGCCATTACGGCATCAGCGGCATGAAAGAGCGCACTACCTTGCTCGGGGGCAGCCTTGAACTCGCCAGCACCCCAGGCACCGGCACCACAATCCTGCTTACAATTCCCATGACAGCTTAA
- a CDS encoding class I SAM-dependent methyltransferase yields MKLITIHQKLFIIFRRRRMKQFFALFAPSAQTRVVDIGGATNTWLAETTNETAFPVTLVNLRFPDRLDGNRFTAVSGDATALPFADASFDIAFSNSVIEHMTTWERQQAFAQEARRVAGRLWIQTPARSFPLEPHLLSPFFQYLPRKLQTRLARHFTLWGLLTKPTPERVEEMISDIRLLTYREVKQLFPDCRILKERVLGLTKSYIAIRDAV; encoded by the coding sequence ATGAAGCTCATCACCATCCATCAGAAGCTGTTCATCATCTTCCGCCGCCGCAGGATGAAGCAGTTCTTCGCGCTCTTCGCACCCTCCGCGCAGACCCGAGTCGTTGACATCGGCGGAGCCACCAACACCTGGCTCGCTGAGACCACCAACGAGACCGCCTTCCCCGTGACTCTTGTCAACCTACGCTTCCCGGACAGGCTGGACGGCAACCGGTTCACCGCCGTCAGCGGCGACGCCACCGCCTTGCCCTTCGCAGATGCCAGCTTCGACATCGCCTTCTCCAACTCCGTCATCGAGCACATGACCACCTGGGAGCGCCAGCAGGCCTTCGCCCAGGAGGCTCGCCGCGTAGCCGGCAGGCTCTGGATTCAGACCCCCGCACGCAGCTTTCCGTTGGAGCCTCATCTGCTCTCGCCCTTCTTCCAGTACCTGCCTCGCAAGCTCCAAACCCGACTCGCCCGCCACTTCACCCTGTGGGGCCTGCTTACCAAGCCCACCCCGGAGCGCGTTGAAGAGATGATCTCCGACATACGTCTCCTCACCTACCGCGAAGTGAAGCAGCTCTTCCCGGACTGCCGCATCCTCAAGGAGCGCGTCCTCGGCCTCACCAAAAGCTACATCGCCATCCGCGACGCGGTCTGA
- a CDS encoding radical SAM protein, translating into MSQLYEIQPAPITSPAVLDSARISHLPILLLNVHTQCNCRCVMCDIWQRKDSRTMTAAEVTRHLDSFHALGVRQVVLTGGEPLLNPALAAICDLLHTLDIRITLLTTGLLLRNKAALIAAGIDDVILSIDGPPEIHNHIRRVPRAFEVIAQGVEAVRLLRPSIPITCRTTVQKQNHMHLRAAVQAAHSLALDSISFLPADVQSTAFNREQPWEAERKDEIGLNHAEVLSLEQEIEALIHEHQADIQARFIVESEAKLRRLATRFRERLEATPPRAPICNAPWVSAVMEVDGRIRPCFFHAPIGSASSGALEDALNSPAALAFRSQLDVAANPICQRCVCSLNYRAPQGAATP; encoded by the coding sequence GTGTCGCAGCTCTATGAGATCCAGCCCGCGCCCATTACCAGTCCAGCCGTTCTTGACTCCGCCCGCATCTCCCACCTCCCCATCCTCCTGCTCAACGTCCACACGCAGTGCAACTGCCGTTGCGTGATGTGCGATATCTGGCAACGCAAAGACAGCCGCACAATGACCGCCGCAGAGGTGACGCGCCACCTCGATTCATTCCACGCCCTCGGCGTCCGCCAGGTCGTGCTCACCGGCGGAGAGCCGCTCCTCAACCCCGCCCTCGCCGCCATCTGCGATCTCCTCCACACCCTCGACATTCGCATCACCCTGCTCACCACCGGCCTGCTTCTTCGCAACAAAGCCGCGCTGATCGCCGCCGGAATCGATGACGTCATCCTTTCCATCGACGGCCCTCCCGAGATACACAATCACATCCGCCGCGTACCCCGTGCCTTCGAGGTCATCGCCCAGGGTGTTGAAGCCGTTCGCCTCCTCCGCCCATCGATACCCATCACCTGCCGCACCACCGTCCAGAAGCAGAACCACATGCACCTCCGTGCGGCTGTCCAGGCGGCCCACTCTCTCGCGCTCGATAGCATCTCCTTCCTCCCCGCGGACGTGCAGTCCACCGCCTTCAATCGCGAGCAGCCCTGGGAGGCAGAGCGCAAGGATGAGATCGGCCTCAACCATGCGGAGGTCCTCTCACTGGAGCAGGAGATAGAAGCACTCATCCATGAGCATCAAGCGGATATACAGGCCAGGTTCATCGTAGAAAGCGAAGCCAAACTCCGCCGCCTCGCCACCCGCTTCCGTGAGCGGCTTGAAGCCACACCCCCACGCGCTCCCATCTGCAATGCACCCTGGGTCTCCGCCGTCATGGAGGTCGATGGACGCATCCGGCCCTGCTTCTTCCATGCACCCATTGGCTCCGCCAGCAGCGGCGCCTTGGAGGACGCGCTGAACAGCCCAGCCGCCCTCGCATTCCGCAGCCAGCTTGACGTCGCCGCCAACCCCATCTGTCAGCGTTGCGTCTGCTCCCTCAACTACCGCGCACCGCAAGGAGCTGCCACCCCATGA
- a CDS encoding methyltransferase domain-containing protein, whose protein sequence is MTETPTIDTPQSGVFDRWAEVYDTQQNPLLSLEERTLTPLLPTALGKHWLDIGCGTGRWLHRLEALEPASLTGIDSSSTMLEHASSKLALQAVLIHGDCSSLPAEDCSQDCLLSSFVLSYLPDLPSFAAECARALKPGGCLLLSDMHPGTARERGWTRSFTVSGETFDIAAESPSLDEIVQAFTSAGFDLVTLLEPSFDAPERPLFERTGRLKEYEALTTVPAIYILKLKKRTPSKLSHRADSIQLTNTTWCIGSKDWQRGTLSTIEGRFAQHTEAPDSVLSSIDLSGFVLLPGLINAHDHLEFALFPNLGRSPSEAPYSNSAEWAREIHKLHAEIIDLHKRVPLETRVWWGAIRNLLCGVTTVCHHNPLHLECTLPDFPVRVVEDFGWAHSLDFAPDIADRFQAASSHLPFIIHAGEGVDVQARSELAALDDLGFLGPHTLLVHGLAFTPDDAALLNQRRTALILCPTSNQFLFHQTPANSFINGIDRVALGSDSPLTAAGDLLDEVNLLYREQHLDAATLFNLVTASPAEMLCLQEGEGHITPGARADLIAVRETPHNPADTLANLSFDQVELVLLAGRVQLASQTLYERLPFHLRDGLEPLEVAGNLRWLRAPITTLFESAEAVLGRGTLRLGGKEVHRVAAL, encoded by the coding sequence GTGACCGAAACGCCTACCATTGACACGCCTCAAAGCGGCGTCTTCGATCGTTGGGCGGAGGTCTACGACACGCAGCAGAACCCTCTCCTGTCGCTTGAGGAGCGCACCCTCACGCCACTCCTCCCCACCGCGCTCGGCAAGCACTGGCTGGATATAGGCTGCGGCACGGGCCGCTGGCTGCACAGGCTTGAAGCTCTTGAACCCGCATCGCTGACAGGCATCGACTCCTCCTCCACGATGCTCGAACACGCAAGCTCCAAGCTCGCGCTTCAGGCCGTACTTATCCATGGCGACTGCTCCTCCCTGCCGGCCGAAGACTGCTCGCAGGACTGCCTGCTCTCATCCTTCGTCCTCAGTTATCTTCCGGATCTCCCGTCCTTCGCAGCAGAGTGCGCGCGTGCGCTCAAGCCGGGCGGCTGCCTGCTCCTATCGGATATGCATCCCGGCACAGCACGCGAGCGCGGCTGGACGCGCAGCTTCACCGTAAGCGGCGAAACCTTTGACATCGCCGCCGAATCCCCGTCGCTCGATGAGATCGTCCAGGCCTTTACCAGCGCAGGCTTCGACCTCGTAACCCTGCTTGAGCCATCCTTCGACGCCCCCGAACGCCCCCTGTTCGAGCGCACCGGCAGGCTCAAGGAATACGAAGCCCTGACCACAGTACCGGCAATCTACATCCTCAAGCTGAAGAAGCGCACCCCATCTAAACTCAGCCATCGAGCTGATTCAATCCAATTGACCAACACAACATGGTGCATCGGTTCCAAGGATTGGCAGCGTGGCACACTATCCACGATTGAGGGCCGTTTCGCCCAGCACACAGAGGCACCAGACTCAGTTCTGTCTTCTATCGATCTCTCAGGTTTCGTCCTTCTCCCCGGCCTCATCAACGCGCACGACCATCTGGAGTTCGCCCTCTTTCCAAATCTCGGTCGAAGCCCCAGCGAAGCACCGTACAGTAACTCCGCTGAATGGGCGCGAGAGATCCACAAACTCCACGCAGAAATAATCGACCTCCACAAACGCGTCCCGCTGGAGACGCGAGTGTGGTGGGGCGCAATCCGCAATCTCCTCTGCGGCGTGACCACCGTCTGCCATCACAATCCACTTCATCTGGAATGCACGCTGCCGGACTTCCCCGTGCGTGTCGTCGAAGACTTCGGCTGGGCTCACTCGCTGGACTTCGCCCCGGATATCGCCGACCGTTTTCAAGCCGCTTCGTCCCATCTGCCCTTCATCATCCACGCCGGTGAAGGGGTCGACGTCCAGGCCCGCAGCGAACTCGCCGCGCTTGATGATCTCGGCTTCCTCGGCCCGCACACCTTGCTCGTGCATGGTCTGGCCTTCACGCCCGATGACGCCGCGCTTCTCAACCAGCGCCGCACGGCCCTCATCCTTTGCCCCACTTCAAACCAGTTCCTCTTCCATCAGACGCCCGCCAACTCCTTCATCAATGGAATCGACCGCGTCGCTCTCGGCAGCGACTCACCCCTGACTGCGGCGGGAGACCTTCTCGACGAAGTCAACCTTCTCTACCGAGAGCAGCACCTGGATGCAGCCACCCTCTTCAATCTCGTCACGGCAAGCCCCGCAGAGATGCTCTGCCTGCAGGAGGGCGAAGGCCACATCACCCCGGGCGCCCGTGCCGATCTGATCGCCGTGCGCGAGACCCCCCACAATCCCGCAGACACCCTCGCAAACTTGAGCTTCGATCAAGTCGAGCTGGTCCTTCTCGCCGGCCGCGTCCAACTCGCATCGCAGACGCTCTACGAACGACTTCCCTTTCATCTTCGCGATGGCCTTGAGCCACTCGAAGTGGCAGGCAATCTCCGGTGGCTCCGCGCGCCCATCACTACTCTCTTCGAATCCGCGGAGGCCGTTCTTGGCCGAGGCACGCTCCGTCTCGGCGGCAAGGAGGTCCACCGTGTCGCAGCTCTATGA
- a CDS encoding B12-binding domain-containing radical SAM protein, translated as MIILYHPRATRPRNRRLPLAVLALAAALEGTEDYEIVDGNLEDDPTGRILELIGQHHVELLGVSCMPGPQMVAAMETSREIRRLHPEVKICWGGYFPSLYPDAALNARYVDYVVRGQGEDTLLELMEAIRGKRELTSIKGLLYKDMFGLRHDNGERAMKGPDEFPWSPFHRLPVEKYLRPSFFGKRTAVHHASIGCPFNCSFCGVHAAYGNKEKFESPERTVAILTHLVDRYGADSVQFYDMNFFLREDKARELCDRMAHLNLRWWCEARVDIMSRYSDETWAAIKRAGCAMIFFGAESGSDWVLEEMQKGITTEQTLEIARRTYEFGIIPEFSFVIGNPNDPDRDTQESLRFIRKIKRINPDSEIIIQHYTPTPQPHKAGGEMYGDIEVPFPDTPAGWATEEWMNFTLRIDTNAPWLKQKTKKLIDNFETVVGSRWPTVQDIRAPQWSRLLLKALSAWRYTFHVYKHPFELHLAQQFIALRKPKRESL; from the coding sequence ATGATCATCCTTTACCATCCACGTGCCACCAGGCCGCGCAATCGCCGTCTCCCCCTTGCCGTGCTCGCCCTCGCAGCCGCGCTGGAAGGCACGGAAGACTATGAGATTGTCGACGGCAATCTGGAAGACGATCCCACGGGCAGAATCCTCGAGCTGATCGGCCAGCACCACGTCGAACTCCTCGGCGTCTCCTGTATGCCGGGGCCGCAGATGGTCGCAGCCATGGAGACCTCGCGTGAAATCCGCCGGCTCCATCCTGAAGTCAAAATCTGCTGGGGAGGATACTTCCCCTCCCTCTATCCGGACGCGGCGCTCAACGCACGTTACGTCGATTACGTCGTCCGCGGACAAGGCGAAGACACGCTGCTTGAACTGATGGAGGCCATCCGCGGAAAGCGCGAGCTCACCTCCATCAAAGGCCTGCTTTACAAGGATATGTTCGGCCTCCGTCATGACAACGGAGAACGCGCCATGAAGGGACCGGACGAGTTCCCCTGGTCTCCCTTCCATCGTCTGCCGGTAGAGAAGTACCTGCGCCCATCCTTCTTCGGAAAGCGCACGGCCGTCCATCACGCCAGCATCGGCTGCCCCTTCAACTGCAGCTTCTGCGGCGTCCATGCAGCCTACGGGAACAAGGAAAAGTTCGAGTCGCCCGAACGCACCGTCGCCATCCTCACTCATCTCGTCGACCGTTACGGTGCCGACTCCGTCCAGTTCTACGACATGAACTTCTTCCTCCGCGAAGACAAGGCACGCGAGCTCTGCGACCGCATGGCTCATCTCAACCTGCGCTGGTGGTGTGAAGCTCGCGTGGACATCATGTCCCGCTACTCAGATGAGACCTGGGCAGCCATCAAGCGCGCCGGCTGCGCCATGATCTTCTTCGGCGCGGAGTCCGGCTCTGACTGGGTCCTCGAAGAGATGCAGAAGGGCATCACCACCGAACAGACCCTTGAGATCGCACGGCGCACCTATGAGTTCGGCATCATCCCGGAGTTCTCCTTTGTCATCGGAAATCCCAACGACCCAGACCGCGACACCCAGGAGAGCCTCCGCTTCATCCGCAAGATCAAGCGCATCAACCCGGACTCAGAGATCATCATCCAGCACTACACCCCCACCCCCCAGCCCCATAAGGCCGGCGGTGAGATGTACGGTGACATCGAAGTCCCTTTCCCCGACACCCCCGCAGGCTGGGCCACCGAAGAGTGGATGAACTTCACGCTGCGCATCGATACCAACGCGCCCTGGCTCAAGCAGAAGACCAAGAAACTCATCGATAACTTTGAAACCGTAGTCGGATCACGCTGGCCCACTGTGCAGGACATCCGCGCCCCGCAGTGGAGCCGCCTGCTACTCAAAGCGCTCAGCGCCTGGCGCTACACCTTCCACGTCTACAAGCATCCGTTCGAGCTCCATCTCGCCCAGCAGTTCATCGCCCTGCGCAAGCCCAAGCGGGAGAGTCTGTGA
- a CDS encoding class I SAM-dependent methyltransferase: protein MTEFRNGIWCSLAPHLAADYERFVAEYEFIRNAEGRGSLDPTYYHALPYQDLSGKMTAQWKIRARTFDHLLQHILKPLADQRQQPLRILDLGAGNGWLSYRLSRLGHLPVAVDLLTNDRDGLSAGSNFSSQLPVMFPRVQASLDDMPFASETFDLAIFNASFHYSQDYRKTLAEALRCLRPSGTVVIADTPWYAKQESGVMMVEEKHMQFRAAYGFASNSLQSQEFLTPERLEDLARTHELTWQEFRPFYGIKWALRPLIARLKHRRTPSQFRIYTAKVPA from the coding sequence GTGACAGAGTTCCGAAATGGTATCTGGTGCAGCCTCGCGCCCCATCTGGCCGCGGACTATGAACGCTTCGTCGCTGAGTATGAGTTCATTCGCAACGCGGAAGGCCGCGGCAGTCTTGATCCCACGTACTATCACGCTCTCCCGTATCAAGACCTCTCCGGAAAGATGACGGCACAGTGGAAGATCCGCGCCAGAACATTCGACCATCTGCTTCAGCACATCCTCAAGCCGCTTGCTGACCAACGGCAACAACCGCTTCGCATCCTCGATCTCGGCGCCGGCAACGGATGGCTCAGCTATCGGCTCTCGCGTCTGGGGCATCTGCCCGTAGCGGTCGATCTTCTCACCAACGATCGTGACGGTCTCTCCGCCGGCTCGAACTTCTCCTCTCAACTGCCCGTGATGTTTCCCCGCGTACAAGCAAGCCTGGACGATATGCCCTTTGCCTCAGAGACGTTTGATCTCGCCATCTTCAACGCCTCCTTTCACTACTCGCAGGACTACAGAAAGACGCTTGCGGAGGCACTGCGATGCCTGCGCCCATCCGGCACCGTCGTCATCGCGGATACACCCTGGTATGCCAAACAGGAAAGCGGCGTGATGATGGTGGAAGAGAAGCACATGCAGTTCAGAGCCGCCTATGGCTTTGCTTCCAACTCGCTTCAAAGCCAGGAGTTCCTCACTCCCGAGCGCCTTGAAGATCTTGCGAGAACCCATGAGCTTACGTGGCAGGAGTTCAGACCCTTCTATGGCATCAAGTGGGCGCTTCGGCCTCTGATCGCAAGGCTCAAACACCGTAGAACGCCCTCGCAATTCCGTATCTATACCGCGAAGGTGCCGGCATGA
- a CDS encoding class I SAM-dependent DNA methyltransferase, whose protein sequence is MSKPLNLKLMPGLAAGSAFDRIAASYDHLFTESLVGRAQRSAVWKVLLKTFHANDNILEINCGTGEDALQLAAHGISVFACDASGEMIAQAEQRLQRNDPAPPVVFCHLPTERIGELEPAVRFDGAFSNFSGLNCIADLTPVAQDLSRLVKPEGSLVLCLSTRYCFIETIYYSFRRRWDKAARRWKGQSEAWLEGAPLTVYYPTLRQVRRSFAPHFRLHSIQGVGVALPPSYLEPWAQRHTSLFNVLARLEGVISTWPILRTTGDHMLLRFERVAS, encoded by the coding sequence ATGAGCAAGCCGCTCAACCTCAAGCTGATGCCCGGCCTGGCCGCCGGGTCGGCCTTTGATCGCATCGCCGCCAGCTACGATCACCTCTTCACGGAGTCACTCGTCGGCCGCGCACAACGCAGCGCTGTCTGGAAGGTCCTGCTGAAGACCTTTCACGCCAACGACAACATCCTTGAGATCAACTGCGGCACCGGCGAAGATGCCCTCCAGCTTGCCGCTCACGGCATCTCCGTCTTTGCCTGCGATGCCTCCGGAGAGATGATCGCGCAGGCGGAGCAGAGGCTGCAACGCAATGACCCCGCACCGCCTGTCGTCTTCTGCCATCTGCCTACGGAACGCATCGGAGAGCTTGAGCCGGCGGTCCGTTTTGACGGTGCCTTCTCGAACTTCTCAGGCCTGAACTGCATCGCGGACCTTACCCCGGTTGCCCAGGATCTCTCAAGGCTCGTCAAGCCGGAAGGCTCCCTGGTGCTTTGCCTCTCAACCCGCTATTGCTTCATCGAAACCATCTATTACTCCTTCCGCAGACGCTGGGATAAAGCAGCGCGCCGTTGGAAGGGACAGTCAGAGGCCTGGCTCGAAGGCGCACCCCTCACGGTGTACTACCCCACACTTCGCCAAGTGCGTCGCAGCTTCGCTCCGCACTTCCGTTTGCACTCCATTCAGGGCGTCGGCGTCGCTCTGCCGCCGTCCTACCTGGAGCCCTGGGCACAGCGTCACACCAGCCTCTTCAACGTTCTCGCCCGCCTGGAAGGCGTTATCTCAACCTGGCCAATCCTGCGAACCACCGGCGACCACATGCTCCTGCGCTTTGAGCGGGTAGCCTCATGA